A window of Xenopus laevis strain J_2021 chromosome 1L, Xenopus_laevis_v10.1, whole genome shotgun sequence genomic DNA:
GAGCAAGATGGTATCCTTGCTTCCTTTGACCAGCTCCATGAGGCTTGGTTGGGTGGATTAGATTGGTGTAATGCTGGTTGGTTACAAGATGGCTCTGTACAGTATCCTATCTCAAAACCAAGAGATGAGTGTGGCAAAAAAGACACAGCCACAGGAGTAAGGAACTATGGATACAGACACAAGGATAATGAGCGTTATGATGCATTTTGCTTCACATCCAACCTCAACGGTAAGAAGTGTGACTAAAAAAAATAGATGTCATATAACTCATTGACAGACTAACCTTACAACAGTATAGTGTGTTACACACTAAAAAACTGTTATTTGTCTAGGAGATACTATATGATAAAGAGTGTCTAGCCCATTAGCACTTTGCCGTGGCAATTAAATGGAAAGGGGAAAGCTACATAAATCCCGACATGGGCAATGTTGTCAATTATGTCTGTTTCAAAGCATAAGATGTTGGGTTGGTTTGGTCTTGACTTTAAAGTACTGTTGTCTTTTGTCCTCTAGGAAAagtctattttcttaaaacctacCGCAAGATGAGTTTTCCAGAGGCATCTAAAGTCTGCAAAGACAAAGGGGACTCACTGGCCAAGGTTGGCCAACTTTATGCTGCCTGGAAGCTGCAACTTTTGGACAGATGCGAAGCTGGTTGGTTGGGGGATGGCAGTGTTCGTTATCCTATTGTAAATCCACGAGCACGTTGTGGTGGTTCTGAACCTGGAGTAAGGTATTTAGGGTTCCCTAGTAAGAAATACAAACTGTTTGGTGTTTACTGTTATAGGGGGGCAAAAGAAAAAGAACCACAGGAGAAGGTTACAGTGGACACTAACAATCTGAAAAATATCCAGGTGTAATCAGCATGCTTTGTTACATCTAGGTAACTGCCACATTTAAGGAAATGaagatgcaaaatatatttaaagcaggtgcttccaTATAGGGGTGAGTTCTGAATTAATTAAGAGATTAATCACATCATGCTTAGGCCATGTGCTGAATGTGCTCGGTTGTGCAGTGCTTTACTGTTAACTGGAGACTGCTGAATGTTATCATTTATAGTTCATTAATTTGTAACTAAATTTAAAAGAGAATTGACCAAAACAGAAGGAGAAATGTAGAGAGGTAGATTGAGGAGACTTCCTAAATGACATTCCTATGGACTGCTATTCATCCATAGAATGTCTCAGTCACTCAGGTCAGTTGAAAGGCTGGTTAGATAGAGAGAAACATATAGTAGTAATATTGCATTGCAGGCTGTACACTGTTATGGTATACACCTACATAGGTACCACCACATAACAAAGCAAGATATTATTTAATCCACTGGATGTCTACCTTCTGACAGTGGGATACTGTATGTACAATTCAGTACTACATCATGTATACAAATGGTGGGCAGGCCCAAAAACACAACAATAGCTACAAGGGCTTGAGGAAAGACCTCAGGGACCTTgagaatatattgttttatataaggcatatttatcagtgaGTAAGGCTGCTAATTTTTCATTggcatgaaaaaagaaaattaaatattagcGGCATTCTAATATGAGTGTTCTCTGTCAAGTACAGTGTATGTAGACCTTTCCAGGAAGAGATACTATAGTTGGACTACAGGGCATTAACTGCTGATTAAACCTAAACATGCACTGCAGATACGAACTGTGATCAGAAGGCTACAAACTAAACTTCTGAATGATGAATTGCTCTGCATGATGTATTATGCAAATAATTTGCATGGCTTAGAGCTTCTCATCCCACAAGAGTAAAGGGTAAACTGCAATAAATTGGTAGAATGGCCAATCATGCTAATGTCCCCATGCACAGGGAGTATTTTGTTATTAATGAGTTTATTGAAATTGAACAATATGTGTTGTGTTGGCATCGCAAC
This region includes:
- the hapln4.L gene encoding hyaluronan and proteoglycan link protein 4 produces the protein MPCRSLSNYIFLWTLSISFLTTSMVLAASDRGGRKIVHVLEDETGEVIVQTAPGIVTTHRGGTIILPCRYHYEDSGEEPGQIRIKWSKITDQHSFTDVLVSLGKERRIFSPYKNRTSLQESGPGDASLVIHNVTLDDYGRYECEVTNELEDDTGMVKLDLEGVIFPYHPRLGRYSMNFHQAQQACKEQDGILASFDQLHEAWLGGLDWCNAGWLQDGSVQYPISKPRDECGKKDTATGVRNYGYRHKDNERYDAFCFTSNLNGKVYFLKTYRKMSFPEASKVCKDKGDSLAKVGQLYAAWKLQLLDRCEAGWLGDGSVRYPIVNPRARCGGSEPGVRYLGFPSKKYKLFGVYCYRGAKEKEPQEKVTVDTNNLKNIQV